In a single window of the Cygnus olor isolate bCygOlo1 chromosome 5, bCygOlo1.pri.v2, whole genome shotgun sequence genome:
- the CHRM4 gene encoding muscarinic acetylcholine receptor M4 — translation MAADNRSAAGGGAPWGLPDFLFQKELLAARDTDPMHNLSAQPWQAKMANLTYDNVTLSNRSEVAIQPPTNYKTVELVFIATVTGSLSLVTVVGNILVMLSIKVNRQLQTVNNYFLFSLACADLIIGVFSMNLYTVYIIKGYWPLGAVVCDLWLALDYVVSNASVMNLLIISFDRYFCVTKPLTYPARRTTKMAGLMIAAAWILSFILWAPAILFWQFIVGKRTVPEGECYIQFLSNPAVTFGTAIAAFYLPVVIMTVLYIHISLASRSRVRRHKPESRKERKGKSLSFFKAPLIKQNNNNSPKRAVEVKEEMRNGKVDDQPSAQTEATGHQEEKETSNESSTVSMTQTTKDKTTAEILPAGQGQSPAHPRVNPTSKWSKIKIVTKQTGTECVTAIEIVPAKAGASDHNSLSNSRPANVARKFASIARSQVRKKRQMAAREKKVTRTIFAILLAFILTWTPYNVMVLINTFCETCVPETVWSIGYWLCYVNSTINPACYALCNATFKKTFKHLLMCQYRNIGTAR, via the exons ATGGCCGCTGACAACCGctcggcggcgggcggcggcgcgcCCTGGGGGCTGCCCG ATTTCCTCTTCCAGAAGGAGCTGCTTGCTGCCAGAGACACAG ACCCCATGCACAACCTCTCTGCGCAGCCCTGGCAGGCGAAGATGGCCAACCTGACCTACGACAACGTCACCCTCAGCAACCGCTCTGAGGTGGCCATCCAGCCTCCCACCAACTACAAGACGGTGGAGCTGGTTTTCATCGCCACGGTCACCGGCTCGCTCAGCCTTGTCACCGTGGTGGGCAACATCCTGGTGATGCTGTCCATCAAGGTGAACCGCCAGCTCCAGACCGTCAACAACTACTTCCTCTTCAGCCTGGCCTGCGCGGACCTCATCATCGGGGTCTTCTCCATGAACCTCTACACGGTCTACATCATCAAAGGCTACTGGCCGCTGGGGGCCGTGGTGTGCGACCTGTGGCTGGCCCTGGACTACGTGGTGAGCAACGCCTCAGTCATGAACTTACTCATCATCAGCTTTGACCGGTACTTCTGTGTCACCAAGCCCCTGACGTACCCGGCCAGGAGGACCACCAAGATGGCAGGGCTAATGATTGCGGCTGCGTGGATATTGTCCTTCATTCTCTGGGCCCCTGCCATCTTGTTCTGGCAGTTCATTGTGGGCAAGAGGACAGTCCCCGAGGGGGAATGCTACATCCAGTTCCTCTCCAACCCAGCAGTGACCTTCGGCACAGCCATCGCTGCTTTCTACCTGCCCGTGGTCATCATGACGGTGCTGTACATCCACATCTCCctggccagcaggagcagggtgaggaGGCACAAGcctgaaagcaggaaagaaaggaaaggcaagTCCCTCAGCTTTTTCAAGGCCCCCCTGAtcaaacagaacaacaacaactcCCCCAAGAGGGCAGTGGAGGTGAAGGAGGAGATGAGGAATGGGAAGGTGGACGACCAGCCCTCAGCACAGACAGAGGCCACTGGCCatcaggaggagaaggagaccTCCAACGAGTCCAGCACGGTCAGCATGACCCAGACCACAAAAGACAAGACCACAGCGGAAATCTTGCCGGCGGGGCAAGGACAGAGCCCTGCCCATCCCCGGGTGAACCCAACTTCCAAGTGGTCCAAGATCAAGATTGTCACCAAGCAGACGGGGACCGAGTGCGTCACCGCCATCGAGATTGTCCCGGCTAAGGCGGGAGCCTctgaccacaactctctgtcCAACAGCCGCCCAGCCAACGTCGCCAGGAAGTTTGCAAGCATCGCCAGGAGCCAGGTGCGGAAGAAGCGCCAGATGGCAGCCCGGGAGAAGAAGGTCACCCGGACCATATTTGCCATCCTGCTGGCCTTCATACTCACGTGGACTCCATACAACGTCATGGTCCTCATTAACACCTTCTGCGAGACCTGTGTTCCCGAAACAGTGTGGTCCATCGGCTACTGGCTCTGCTACGTCAACAGCACCATCAACCCGGCCTGCTACGCCCTCTGCAATGCCACCTTCAAGAAAACCTTTAAGCATCTCCTCATGTGCCAGTACAGGAACATTGGCACGGCCAGATAA
- the MDK gene encoding midkine: MQPRGLLLLLALLLLAVTTEAGKAKKDKAKKDGSECQDWRWGPCVPNSKDCGLGYREGTCGDESKKLKCKIPCNWKKKFGADCKYKFESWGGCSAQTGVKTRSGILKKALYNAQCEEIVYVSKPCASKMKSKSKAKKGKGKD, from the exons ATGCAGCCCCggggcctcctcctcctcctggcgctgctgctgctggctgtcacCACCGAGGCTGGCAAAGCCAAGAAAG ACAAGGCGAAGAAGGACGGCTCCGAGTGCCAGGACTGGCGCTGGGGGCCCTGTGTCCCCAACAGCAAGGACTGCGGCTTGGGCTACCGCGAGGGGACCTGCGGGGACGAGAGCAAGAAGCTCAAGTGCAAGATCCCCTGCAACTGGAAGAAGAAGTTCGGAG CTGACTGCAAGTACAAGTTTGAGAGCTGGGGAGGGTGCAGCGCACAGACGGGCGTGAAAACTCGCTCGGGCATCCTGAAGAAAGCCCTGTACAATGCCCAGTGTGAGGAGATCGTCTACGTGAGCAAGCCCTGTGCATCCAAGATGAAGTCGAAGTCCAAAG CAAAGAAGGGCAAGGGGAAGGACTAG